The Patescibacteria group bacterium sequence GCCAATTTTTCCTGGCACCTTTTCATCAGCCAACGGGAAATCCAACTCCTGCATATACTGTAGTATTTCTTTACCCGAAAGAAAATCAATACTATCTGCATATTCAATATTAGCATAAGCCAATTTGCAACCGCCATATTCTGGCGGATTGTGAGAAGCGGTGGCAAAAAAACCACCGTCGTATTTGTACCTGCCGACAGCAAAATAATAATCATTGATAGACTGCATACCAATATTATCTATAGTCACTCCATACTCCAAAAATATTTTTACTGCTTCATCAAACAATGCTTGAGATGATTTTCTGCAGTCATAACAAACCACCATCTTCAAATCTTTTATGGGCTTGCCCAATTTATCTGACAAAAATTTAATATAAGCCTGGGCAATCAAATTGATAGCCTGTTCATTCATCTGCGAAGGATAAATACCACGGAAATCGTATGACTTGAAAATACTAGTATCAATGTTTTCTAGATAAGACATTTATTTGTGTTCTTTGTTAATTTTAAATAAATAAGCAAAATTACCCCAAGCAATAATATAAACTATCATAATAAAGAAAAATCCAACCAGAGGAATCTTGCCAATCAAGATATAAAGCAAGGCGCCAAAAGATATAAGTCCCAAAGGCGACCATTTATATTTTTTCAACAATCTTTCTTTGACTGTATTACCCAAAAGCCAAGCACCCATTACTTGAGCCAAATAAAGACCAATCAACCAAGCACCCATTATAATCATTGCTAAAGGCAGCCCAATGACAGTAATAGCGATTAGCAAACAAGCTAAAGGAGTAACTACTAAAAGCAAAATACCTTTCAAGAGTGTTCGGACACTGTGTTTTTTGGTTCTATTGTAAGCATCTGAAAAAACACGTGGCCATAGATAAATACCTATCATACCGACTACTATCATCCCAAAAAATTTAACTATCATGCCAAAAATTCCAGCTTTATCCAAAAACCTATCCTTTTCTTTTACTATTTTATTAAAAGAAATATCACCTACTACAAAATCTTTATTTATATTTAATTTGCTCAAAGACTGATAATAAAGATTTCCTCCTACATTGGCTCCTTCACTCAGTTGCAAAGGATTGTTGGCTGGCGTACCAGAAAGATATACATCTACATCATTTATAACCTTGCCGCTGATAGAAGCTTTTTCCATAGCACCTTCTAGTCTACCAATTTCTCCGACAATAGAAACCATCTGACCAAAAAATGTAACATGGCCCAATACTTTACCATTACTATCAACCCTAAAATTTTGTCCCAGAGCCATGGCATTGCCACTAACTTCACCCGACACATCTACTCTTTGTCCGACTGCTCTGATAGATCCATTTATCTTGCCTTTTATGGATATATTGTTTCCAGCTACAAAAATATCACCATTTATATTTTCTGAATCAATAGTGATTGTGTCACCAGCTACAAAAATGTCACCATTTACAGTACCATAAATTTCTATGGAATTACCGGCAGCATAGTAGTTTGTGTTTATGACCTTATCTTTGGCCAGAGTGACTACTTCACCACTTTGCCCGGCAAAAGCTAAGGCTGACAAAGGCAAAGCCAAAAGCAGTGAAAAAATGACTAATTTTACGTGTTTAAACATAGTTGTTTTATTACTAATTATGTCCCTACATTTTAGCAAATAGCCCCTAAAAATACAATTTTTTAGTTTTTAAAAAAGTCCTACACCGTCACGGTGTAGGACTGCCTTTTACTTTGTCTTCTGAACAAAAGCATTTATATTATATTTGGTCTTATAGACTCCCTCTGGCTGAAGATCAAAATGAGTCACTTTTAAAAGATAAACCAACTCACCGGTAGTAAAACTGTGATAGTATCGCCACTGTATATTATTTTTATCAGAGCGCCAAGGAATAAAAAAATCATTCCAGGAATGCTTGGACCAAAATTTTTCTAAAGAATATTTGAGATATTTTTTTTGCCATAGATTCCAATTGGTCATAAAAAGATAGCCCCCCGGCTTGAGCCAACGATTTATTTTAAAAAGTAGCTCCAAGCGCTCTCTTCTACTAGGGATGTGATGAAAAGAGGCTATCATAAAAATCATATCAAAAGTGCCGGGCTCAAAATTCAAATCCACCATATCAGCTACTATAAATCTAGTGTCGGGGTGTTGTTTTCTGGCTTCCGCAACCAAATTTTCGCTAAAATCAACCCCTAGATAATTAAATTTTATATTGGCTGGTTGTATAGATTTTAAAAGTCGTCCATTACCGCAACCCAGGTCTAAAATCTTGAAGTTATCTTTTATATATGGTATAAAGACTTGTAACTCTTGCCAAGGATAAACTCTAGTATGATTAAAATCACGGGCTACTTCGTTATATACGTTTTTAAGATGACTTTTTACTTTTTCACTTTTCATGCCAAAAAATATAAATAAAATATTAAAAGACGTTGTGCTGGAATTAAACAAGAAAAACTATTCCCATAATCTTGATTTTGTCCGAGACCTGAGAACTGTTTTTTCCAAACACTCTATTGCCCCAGAAGCAAAATCTAAACTTATTGTAACATATAAAGATTTGATTAAAAAGGGTATTATAAAAGAAAATAAAAAACTTGAACAACTACTGACCAAGAGGGCTGTCCGCACACTATCTGGTGTATCAGTCATTACCGTCCTTACCAGGCCATACCATTGCCCAGGCAGATGCATCTATTGCCCACTTGAGCCTGGTATGCCCAAAAGCTATTTGTCCAATGAACCAGCGGCTCAACGTGCCAAACGTAATTTTTTTGATCCTATCAGACAGGTGAACATGAGAATCCAAGCTTTGCAAAACAACGGCCACCAAGTAGATAAAATTGAAATAATAGTCTTGGGAGAAACCTGGTCAGCTTATCCAAAAAAATATCAAACTTCATTTATCCGTGACCTTTTTTATGCGGCCAATGTTTTCCGTTCGGCAAGCTCAGGACAGGTTAACAAAAAAAATAAAAGGAAAGCTCGCTCACTCAAAGCTGAACAAAAAATAAATGAAAAGGCTCGTTACAAAATAATCGGCCTGACACTGGAAACCAGACCAGACCACATCACTACTCAAGAAATAAAAAGACTACGCATGCTCGGAGCTACTCGTATGCAAATTGGTGTCCAGCACACTGATAATAAAATACTTGATCTCATACAACGCGACCATCCAATAGAGCAAAGCATAAAGGCTACTCGTATGCTCAAAGAGGCCGGCTTCAAGGTAGACCATCACTATATGCCCGACTTACCTGGTTCTACTCCAGCCAAAGATCTGAAAATGTTTGAGTATGTCTATAACTCTCCTGACCTACAACCTGACCAAATCAAAATATATCCTTGTGTAGTAAATGAGTATGCCCCCCTATACCAATGGTACAAAAAAGGCAAATACAAACCTTACAGCCCAAAAGAATTACTTGATCTTCTTTTGAAAATAAAAAAAATAACACCTCCTTGGATAAGAATTAATCGCCTAATAAGAGACATACCTGAAGAAAGTATTATTGCCGGCAACAAAATCACCAACCTGCGTCAATATCTACAGGCGGAACTAAAAAAGCGAGGTCAATCTTGTCAGTGTTTGCGTTGCCGTGAAGTACGCGGTGATACCAAAGATGTAGACAAAGCTGTTTTGGTAAAAAGAGAATTTGCCGCTTCCCAAGGACAAGAAATATTTTTGAGTTTTGAAAGTAAAGACCATAAAAAAGTCTATGCTTTCCTGCGTCTAAGGTTTAATAAAAATCCAGAAAAAAATATATTTGCCGAATTAAAAAATGCCAGTCTAGTCAGGGAGCTACATGTCTATGGACAAATGATACCAACTTATGATGAAAAATCTGACGAAGAAATATCTCAAACCCAACACCTGGGACTGGGCAAACGCTTGATGGCCGAAGCAGAAAAAATCACCCACTCCCACGGCCTCAATAAAGTAGCGGTCATATCAGGAATAGGAGTAAGAAATTATTACCGCAAATTAGGCTATCGTCTGGAGGGCACCTATATGACCAAGACTTTGACAAAATAAACTAAATATAATTAAATACAATAAAAGATCTTTAAACAACTGTCTTTCTCACAACAAGGAGGCTAAAATTGAACACTTCCAGACACTCTATCAGCCTGCACAGGTCTGATGGAAAACTAGGGGTGGACTTTGACTCTCCTGAAACACTAGCCAAATTCTTGGCTATACTAATAGAGGAAGGAAAGCCCGAAAACAGCTACTTGATCCCGGTCTTAGAAAATAATGGTGTAGTACCCAGAGACAACCCAGACTTTCGAGCCTTGCTCGATAGATTAGGTGTCACCGACTACACTATTCCCAATGTTCTGCGCGCTCGCTTTTTAGAAAAACTCCCCAAACTAGAAAAGGAGTCATGACATGGAATATGAACTCAACCTAGGTTGGTTCGAAAAACTCCCGCTTGACCAAAAGGACGGACTGATCAAGAACATCGAGGTGCGTGCCTCCAGAGACCTGTTTTCGGACAGGGAAGTACGCCTGGCCGCTGATGTCTGCCTGCCCATCCTCCGGGCTATCCGCCAGGGTCATGGCATCACTGCTGAGAGTCTGGACCTGGTCCAGCTGGCTGAAAGCCGAGGATTTCGTCGCTCGGAGATTGAGCCTATCATCAGGAAAGCCTGGCATCTGTTTCAAACGCCAATTCCCACCAAGCGAGCCGCTCGCTACATCGGCAAATCGCCACGACAGGCCAGACGTTTAGTAGCTCGGATGGCTCGCCGTAACGATGATGTGATCAAGACCGCCAAAGGCTGGCTGGTTCCTCTGGCCGCTCTCGATTCCTACCTGACTGGCGAGTGGCGGCCATAAGCAGCCACAAGCAAATAGCCGGTCGCCTCGCTCTGCAAATGCAGAAGCGGGCGACCGGCTCTATTAAACTTTATAAAAAAATATTGCCTATCGTTTATAATGTACTTTACCCCGTTAAATAAACTCAAAGAATTTGAGTTTAA is a genomic window containing:
- a CDS encoding class I SAM-dependent methyltransferase; its protein translation is MKSEKVKSHLKNVYNEVARDFNHTRVYPWQELQVFIPYIKDNFKILDLGCGNGRLLKSIQPANIKFNYLGVDFSENLVAEARKQHPDTRFIVADMVDLNFEPGTFDMIFMIASFHHIPSRRERLELLFKINRWLKPGGYLFMTNWNLWQKKYLKYSLEKFWSKHSWNDFFIPWRSDKNNIQWRYYHSFTTGELVYLLKVTHFDLQPEGVYKTKYNINAFVQKTK
- a CDS encoding tRNA uridine(34) 5-carboxymethylaminomethyl modification radical SAM/GNAT enzyme Elp3 — encoded protein: MPKNINKILKDVVLELNKKNYSHNLDFVRDLRTVFSKHSIAPEAKSKLIVTYKDLIKKGIIKENKKLEQLLTKRAVRTLSGVSVITVLTRPYHCPGRCIYCPLEPGMPKSYLSNEPAAQRAKRNFFDPIRQVNMRIQALQNNGHQVDKIEIIVLGETWSAYPKKYQTSFIRDLFYAANVFRSASSGQVNKKNKRKARSLKAEQKINEKARYKIIGLTLETRPDHITTQEIKRLRMLGATRMQIGVQHTDNKILDLIQRDHPIEQSIKATRMLKEAGFKVDHHYMPDLPGSTPAKDLKMFEYVYNSPDLQPDQIKIYPCVVNEYAPLYQWYKKGKYKPYSPKELLDLLLKIKKITPPWIRINRLIRDIPEESIIAGNKITNLRQYLQAELKKRGQSCQCLRCREVRGDTKDVDKAVLVKREFAASQGQEIFLSFESKDHKKVYAFLRLRFNKNPEKNIFAELKNASLVRELHVYGQMIPTYDEKSDEEISQTQHLGLGKRLMAEAEKITHSHGLNKVAVISGIGVRNYYRKLGYRLEGTYMTKTLTK